The following are from one region of the Centropristis striata isolate RG_2023a ecotype Rhode Island chromosome 19, C.striata_1.0, whole genome shotgun sequence genome:
- the odf2a gene encoding outer dense fiber protein 2, protein MRKVTRTRSSSPPIHLHINDATPVHVHVKSQRTSPARTSQGKTTEDRGNLRPTAKVKTRVPWVPPGTASIRDMSCKWEGPTHRLEITKALPEPEPEPEHSQSALRLADLTSEENEGLHGRISQYERKIDCLLTEVSSMKNELELQKKEQLLERQSERLSVSQRVIVEQEEELAEVTKELEETERENTRLRESMGKMLEEGDYNRQEGDSLHQDKDALHRKLMEAEVDGTAAAKQVSSLQESVSKLCSAIGSRLSGSESSVLAHQKELLLQKLERFEATNQTLQRLLREQHRSQMESVRVSEQKDILLKRLTDTEAENAHLVVKLQEKDREVNQLSKLLDTEKDNAKNTVDFSKSLESTRAHLQGQLRSKEAENNRLTVQLKNLERAANQQKAEMEHLTEQLVRLRQQASADREYLKRATQAQKQRAERSEDTAGQLSVQILEMEKQVGEALSAAETWQSHHSQEVKDKCKLETELSLLKSRVAELTEQLQSVGDKGGAEREALLDHLHRLTTESAAAKLENQSLKATASAVEEKLALSQSELQQVKASIQQYESLLDSYKIQIGKTRAEAEEYHARLAQAEREAQAVRGLLEQEIEEVRRELQGKLAELEPLPEALRRSELQLQGAQERERSQKTRSMELNTTLTDLRMKVETQSSQVELFRQKNKVLLEENRQLQQRVESLERKLEEAGSQNSDLLAVVAKREDTIHSNQLRLEEKTRECSLLSRKLEEALCDARQQMSETRGLTATKERSNKSKILDLETELSRTTSEMNQLRRSKEEAERQYRSRLQDMKDRLDQSDSTNQTLQNYVQFLKASYANVFGDLASSPF, encoded by the exons ATG AGGAAAGTAACAAGAACTCGGTCAAGTTCACCACCGATTCATTTGCACATCAACGATGCCACACCAGTTCATGTGCATGTGAAGAGCCAAAGGACAAGTCCTGCCAGGACGTCGCAG GGGAAAACCACTGAGGACAGAGGCAACCTCCGTCCTACAGCCAAGGTAAAAACTCGAGTGCCATGGGTACCACCAGGAACGGCCTCCATACGGGACATGTCATGCAAGTGGGAG GGGCCGACACACCGTCTTGAGATCACAAAAGCCCTtcctgaaccagaaccagaacctgaACATTCCCAGTCTGCGCTGCGCTTAGCTGACCTCACATCAGAAGAAAATGAAGGGCTGCATGGACGAATCAGCCAGTATGAGAGGAAGATAGACTGCTTACTGACTGAAGTCAGCTCTATGAAGAATGAG TTGGAACTCCAGAAGAAGGAGCAACTGCTGGAGCGTCAATCAGAGCGGCTGAGTGTCTCCCAGCGGGTCATTGttgaacaggaggaggagctggctgAAGTGACCAAGGAGCTGGAAGAGACTGAGCGGGAGAACACACGGTTACGTGAATCCATGGGGAAGATGCTGGAGGAGGGTGACTACAACAG ACAAGAAGGCGACAGTCTGCATCAAGACAAGGACGCTTTGCACAGGAAGCTGATGGAGGCTGAGGTGGATGGGACAGCAGCCGCCAAGCAAGTCTCATCCTTGCAAGAATCTGTTTCCAAACTGTGCAGTGCTATTGGCAGT AGGCTATCTGGCTCTGAGTCTTCAGTCTTGGCCCATCAGAAGGAGCTGCTGCTACAGAAACTGGAGAGATTTGAGGCCACCAACCAAACTCTGCAGCGCCTTCTCAGAGAGCAGCACAGGTCCCAG ATGGAGTCAGTACGAGTGTCAGAACAGAAAGATATTTTATTGAAGAGACTGACGGACACAGAGGCAGAAAATGCT CATCTTGTGGTAAAACTTCaagagaaggacagagaggtTAATCAACTTTCCAAACTTCTAGATACTGAAAAG GACAACGCCAAGAACACGGTTGATTTTTCCAAGAGTCTGGAGTCAACAAGAGCTCATTTACAAGGACAGCTCAGAAGCAAAGAAGCAGAGAACAACCGGCTTACTGTGCAGTTAAAG AATCTGGAGCGAGCAGCCAACCAACAGAAAGCTGAAATGGAACATCTGACGGAGCAGCTGGTGCGGCTGAGGCAGCAGGCCAGCGCAGACCGAGAATATCTGAAAAGAGCGACGCAAGCCCAGAAACAGCGAGCTGAGCGTAGCGAGGACACTGCAGGCCAGTTGAGCGTCCAGATACTGGAGATG gagaAGCAGGTGGGTGAAGCACTGTCAGCAGCAGAGACCTGGCAGAGTCATCATTCCCAAGAAGTGAAAGACAAGTGTAAACTGGAGACTGAATTGTCACTGTTGAAAAG CCGTGTAGCAGAGCTGACGGAGCAGCTGCAGAGTGTGGGGGATAAAGGcggagcagagagagaagcaCTGCTAGATCACCTGCATAGACTAACCACGGAGAGTGCTGCTGCCAAGCTGGAGAACCAGTCCCTCAAG GCTACAGCGTCTGCAGTAGAGGAGAAGCTTGCCCTGTCTCAATCAGAGCTCCAGCAGGTCAAAGCTTCAATCCAGCAATATGAAAGCCTGCTGGACAGCTATAAGATCCAG ATTGGAAAAACCCGGGCAGAAGCAGAGGAGTACCATGCTCGTTTGGCTCAGGCAGAGCGGGAGGCTCAGGCAGTGCGTGGGCTGCTAGAGCAGGAGATAGAAGAGGTACGCAGGGAGCTTCAGGGAAAGCTGGCAGAGCTGGAGCCTCTTCCTGAAGCTTTACGACGCTCCGAACTCCAACTGCAGGGGGCTCAAGAAAGGGAGCGCAGCCAGAAGACACGCAGCATGGAGCTGAACACAACTCTGACTGATCTCCGTATGAAG GTGGAGACTCAGAGCAGCCAAGTAGAGCTTTTTAGACAGAAGAACAAGGTGCTGCTAGAGGAGAATCGACAACTTCAGCAGCGAGTGGAGAGTTTGGAGAG AAAGCTGGAGGAGGCTGGCAGTCAGAACAGTGATCTGCTAGCAGTCGTTGCCAAGCGGGAAGACACCATTCACAGCAATCAGCTCCGCCTGGAAGAAAAAACAAGGGAGTGTTCTCTGCTGAGTCGAAAGCTGGAGGAGGCCCTGTGTGATGCTCGCCAGCAG atgtcAGAGACCAGAGGACTTACTGCCACTAAAGAACGTTCCAACAAGTCCAAAATCCTGGACCTAGAGACGGAGCTTAGCAGGACTACTTCAGAAATGAACCAACTGCGACGCAGCAAAGAGGAG GCGGAGCGGCAATACCGGAGCCGACTGCAGGATATGAAGGATCGCCTGGATCAGTCTGACAGCACCAACCAAACCCTGCAGAACTACGTCCAGTTCCTCAAAGCTTCCTACGCCAATGTGTTTGGAGACTTGGCCTCCTCACCGTTCTGA